From the Chloroflexota bacterium genome, the window ACAGGCTGCAAAAGCGAAACCCGCCGAACCAAAAGCAGAACCGCAGGCGGAAGAAACCGAAGCTAAAGCTGAAACCGAAGCTGAAGTTGAAACTAAAGCTGAAACTGAAACTGAAGCTGAAACTGAAGAAGCGTAAGTTTGTGACTGTTTCGAATCCGATAGGCGTGCGAAGCGTATTCTGCCTTGTACGCCTATCGGATTGAGTTTCTTTTCTGGAATTAATGAGAGATATGGGAGGTGCTTTGTGAAAAGCCTGGTAGAGTTCATTGCTCGTTCGCTCGTGAATGATCCGATGGAAGTTGTCGTAGATCAGAAAAACCACGGTTCCAAAGTTTATTTGCACCTCCGGGTTGCGAAAGAAGATATGGGGCGCGTGATTGGTAAAGGGGGGCGTGTAGCCAATGCCATTCGAAGGCTGCTTTATGTTGCCGCAGCGCGCGAAGGCAAAAACGCCACTCTCGATATTGATGATCCACGATGATCTTCGAACGCATTAATTTTTCTCCTGAGCATAAAGCAGGCTCGTCACAAATGGGTGGCGAGCCTGAATTCTTAGTTGTTGGAAAACTTCGCAAGCCGCACGGTTTGCGCGGTGAGATGCTCATGTCCGTGTGGACAGATTTTCCTGAACGTTTGCTTCCTGGCAATATTCTCTATGTTGGCGAAGCGTACCAACCCCTGAAAATTGAGAGCGTCCGTTGGCATCGCCAGGATGTGCTGATCGCTTTCGATGGTTTGCTCGACCGAGAGCAAGTTGGCGAATTCCGCAATCAAATTATTTCTGTGCGCGCTGCTGATAGCCCCGAATTAGATGAGGGTGAATACTATCTGCACCAATTGCTGGGGTTGCAAGTTATTGAAGACGCTACCGGGCATTTACTGGGCAGTGTAGAAAAGATCATTGACACTGGCGCCAACGATGTGTTTCTGGTACGTTCGCCCGATGGCGGTGAAATATTGCTCCCAGATATTGAATCGGTTGTTTTATCCATTGATTTGAATGTAAGTCAGATTCGGGTTCATTTGCTGCCTGGGTTAATTGTGTAAATATAGAGATGTAGATGTAAAAAAAGGGAGTGGCGATGGCTATGTCAGCGCCACTCCCTTTTTTGCGCCTTGACACATAAAAAAACAATATGGTATTCTGATGCACGCTTTTTTGACTGCTTTACGAAGATTCTCGCGGGAAGCCCTAGATATTTGGGTATATCTTCCATTAGAAGTGGGGGGAAGCAAGCTATGACTGGCTTGAGCTACCCCATAAAAATCGATTGAATCAGGGGCTCGTGTTGACAGACGATCAGAAATATTGGGTTGGTTTTAACTTGGTCAAAGGGATTGGCGCAGTCCGTTTGCAAAAGTTGCTGGAATATTTTGGTGATTTGGAAACTGCCTGGAATGCGGCGCCTGAAATTCTTTTGGCGGCGGGTCTAAGCCAGCGCATTGTTTCCAGCTTTGTTCAACTGCGCAATGATGTTGATTTGACCGATGTTTTGCAAGATATTCAGGCACAAGGAATCCGCGTGCTCACCCGGAATGATGAAGATTATCCCGCGCGGCTCAAAGCGTTGGATACCGCGCCTCCGGTGCTTTATCTGCGTGGAGAGTTGATTCCGGAAGATGAGTGGGCCGTTGCCATAGTTGGGACGCGCCGCATCACAGCCTATGGCCGTCAAGTTACCGAGAGCATCGTGCGTACCCTGGTACGTAATGGTGTGACCATTATCAGCGGCCTGGCGCGCGGCGTTGATGGGATTGCACATAAAACCGCATTGGATGCTGGCGGACGGACAATTGCGGTATTAGGCAGCGGCGTTGATCGCATTTACCCGCCGGAGCATCGCGGGCTGGCCGAGCAAATTGCTCAGAATGGCGCGATCCTTAGCGATTACGCCGTTGGTACGCACCCCGATGCGCGCAACTTTCCGCCGCGCAATCGCATTATTGCCGGGCTTTCAATGGCAACGGTGGTAGTGGAAGCCGGGCGTAAAAGCGGAGCGTTGATTACCGCCGAATTTGCCGCTGAGCAAGGGCGTGAAGTCTTCGCCGTACCGGGAAATGTGCTGGCCCCGCAAAGTAAAGGCACCAATTGGCTGATTCAGCAAGGCGCGCACCCTTTGTTGGATCCCGAAGAAATTTTACAAACGCTGGATCTGACCATGATCTCAGCCCATCGTCAGGCTCGCACGGTATTACCGGCCAATGCTACTGAAGCACAATTATTTGCTGTGCTCGATCATAACCCAGTGCATGTCGATGAAGTTCGTGCTCGTACGAATTTACCCATTGAGCAAGTTACCGCTGCCCTGGCGATGATGGAACTCAAGGGTATGGTGCGTCAGGTCAGCGGAATGCGATATTATGCTGTGCGCGAAGTTGGTTCCGATTATCATACGGACAAGTGAGAATGAATGAGCATTATTATGCCGTGATTATGGCTGGCGGTGGTGGCACTCGCCTTTGGCCGTTATCGCGGGTTGCAAACCCAAAACAGATGCTACCCTTGGTTGGGGAGCGTTCCTTGTTCCAAATTTCCGTTGATCGCCTGGATGGTATTTTTGCGCCAGAACGCATCTTTGTTGTTACCGTAACGGAGCAGGCGGCTGCATTGCAGGCACAGTGTCCCCAAATTCCGGTTGAGAATTATCTATTGGAGCCAATGCCGCGTGGTACGGCCTCGGTGGTTGGGCTGGCAGCGGTTGCGCTGGCAACGCGCGATCCGCAGGCTGTCATGGCTGTGCTAACTGCCGACCATATCTTTACAAACGAAAGCCATTTTCAGGCATTATTGCTGGCCGCTTTTGATGCCGCTCAAGATGAGCATCTGGTTACGCTGGGCATTGCGCCGACATTCCCGGCGACGGGCTATGGCTATATTCAGCAGGGCGAGCGGGTTGCCCAATATCAGGATTTGAATGCCTTCAATGTGCGCCGTTTTGTGGAGAAGCCCGACGAGACACATGCCCGTGAAATGCTCGCCAGCGGCGATCACGCCTGGAACTCGGGGATGTTTGTCTGGCAGGTGGCGCGCATTCAGACCGAGTTTCGTCGCCAGATGCCAGCACTCGCCTCATTATTAGATAAAATCTCCGAGGCTTGGAACCAGCCCCGGCGCGATTCCGTTTTGCAGCGGCTTTGGCCGCAAATCCAGCCCGAAACGATTGATTACGGAATTATGGAAAATGCCCAGGATGTTGTTGTGATCCCCGCGGAAGGGTTGGGTTGGAATGACGTGGGGAGTTGGGAAGCCATGTTTGATATTTTCCCTGCCGATGAGCAGGGAAATATTGCCGTAGGGGGACGGCATCTTGCCCTCGATACGCACCAAACATTGGTTTTTACATCCAATGAAGAGCGTCTGATTGTGACCATTGGAGTGGACGATTTGGTGGTAGTCGACACCGGGGATGTTTTGATGGTCTGCAAGAAAGATCAGGCGCAAAAAGTTCGTCAGATTGTAAAAAATTTGAAAGCAACGGGTCGCCAGTATTTGTAGGCGGCATGTGTTTGGAGTTTTTTTATGGAAGCCTATTGTGTAAAGTGTAAAGTCAAGCGCGAGATTGGCAGTCCGGTAGCTGTTTTCACAGCATCGGGGACCCCGGCGACGCGCGGCGTTTGTTTGGAATGTGATACCGGATTGTATCGGATGGGGCGCACACCGGCGCATGAAGGGCTGACGCCGCCCGAAGGTGCCAAACGAACGCGTAAGAAAAAAGAAGTCAAGCGTTCTGGGAAGTTAGTGATTGTTGAGTCGCCTGCCAAAGCGAAAACCGTTGGGCGATATTTGGGCAAAGGGTATAAAGTGCGCGCTTCGGTAGGCCATGTGCGCGATTTGCTGCGCTCACAGCTCTCGGTGGATGTAGAGAATGATTTCACGCCGAAATACCGCGTCCCTAACGAAAAGCGCGATGTCGTTAAAGAGTTGAAGGTGTTGGCAAATCAGGCCGAGGAAATTTATCTGGCGACTGACCTCGACCGGGAGGGTGAAGCGATTGCCTGGCATCTGATGGAGTCGGCTGAAATTGAGCCGGA encodes:
- a CDS encoding KH domain-containing protein, whose product is MKSLVEFIARSLVNDPMEVVVDQKNHGSKVYLHLRVAKEDMGRVIGKGGRVANAIRRLLYVAAAREGKNATLDIDDPR
- the rimM gene encoding 16S rRNA processing protein RimM, encoding MIFERINFSPEHKAGSSQMGGEPEFLVVGKLRKPHGLRGEMLMSVWTDFPERLLPGNILYVGEAYQPLKIESVRWHRQDVLIAFDGLLDREQVGEFRNQIISVRAADSPELDEGEYYLHQLLGLQVIEDATGHLLGSVEKIIDTGANDVFLVRSPDGGEILLPDIESVVLSIDLNVSQIRVHLLPGLIV
- the dprA gene encoding DNA-protecting protein DprA — protein: MTDDQKYWVGFNLVKGIGAVRLQKLLEYFGDLETAWNAAPEILLAAGLSQRIVSSFVQLRNDVDLTDVLQDIQAQGIRVLTRNDEDYPARLKALDTAPPVLYLRGELIPEDEWAVAIVGTRRITAYGRQVTESIVRTLVRNGVTIISGLARGVDGIAHKTALDAGGRTIAVLGSGVDRIYPPEHRGLAEQIAQNGAILSDYAVGTHPDARNFPPRNRIIAGLSMATVVVEAGRKSGALITAEFAAEQGREVFAVPGNVLAPQSKGTNWLIQQGAHPLLDPEEILQTLDLTMISAHRQARTVLPANATEAQLFAVLDHNPVHVDEVRARTNLPIEQVTAALAMMELKGMVRQVSGMRYYAVREVGSDYHTDK
- a CDS encoding mannose-1-phosphate guanylyltransferase, whose product is MNEHYYAVIMAGGGGTRLWPLSRVANPKQMLPLVGERSLFQISVDRLDGIFAPERIFVVTVTEQAAALQAQCPQIPVENYLLEPMPRGTASVVGLAAVALATRDPQAVMAVLTADHIFTNESHFQALLLAAFDAAQDEHLVTLGIAPTFPATGYGYIQQGERVAQYQDLNAFNVRRFVEKPDETHAREMLASGDHAWNSGMFVWQVARIQTEFRRQMPALASLLDKISEAWNQPRRDSVLQRLWPQIQPETIDYGIMENAQDVVVIPAEGLGWNDVGSWEAMFDIFPADEQGNIAVGGRHLALDTHQTLVFTSNEERLIVTIGVDDLVVVDTGDVLMVCKKDQAQKVRQIVKNLKATGRQYL